A genomic stretch from Candidatus Margulisiibacteriota bacterium includes:
- a CDS encoding Hsp20/alpha crystallin family protein, producing MALVPFPKSSSLMDVLEDNFERALGPVWSSVYGLRPAKELFAPSIDMWEDEDNIYVETDLPGMEKNDVKVSVEKGILKISAKKEGKKEEKKKGYIARERYQGSFYKEISLPSSVEENKIQANLKNGILSINLPKKEEAKGKEIEVKVD from the coding sequence ATGGCATTAGTCCCGTTTCCAAAATCTTCAAGTTTGATGGACGTTCTGGAGGACAATTTCGAAAGGGCTCTGGGACCAGTATGGTCAAGTGTATATGGTTTAAGACCAGCAAAGGAACTATTCGCGCCATCTATTGATATGTGGGAAGACGAAGACAATATTTATGTTGAAACAGACTTGCCCGGTATGGAAAAAAATGACGTTAAGGTTAGTGTTGAAAAAGGAATTTTAAAAATTTCTGCAAAAAAAGAGGGAAAAAAAGAAGAGAAAAAGAAGGGCTATATAGCAAGGGAAAGATATCAAGGAAGTTTTTACAAAGAAATCAGCCTCCCATCTTCTGTTGAAGAAAACAAAATTCAAGCTAATCTGAAAAATGGAATTTTATCAATTAATTTACCGAAAAAAGAAGAAGCCAAGGGTAAAGAAATTGAAGTAAAAGTAGATTAA